One part of the Clostridium thermosuccinogenes genome encodes these proteins:
- the yfmF gene encoding EF-P 5-aminopentanol modification-associated protein YfmF — MLDKRSNEKLNKVGSFDGIDIYTIKSDKFKTNTINIFFHDNLSRENAAKNALLPAVLRRGCSRFPTFQDIALYLEELYGAAFDCGVTKKGEMQIIQFYIDYVSDRYTGENTRLFEKAFDLLYEIITSPVLEEGSFKKEYVEQEKENLRKLIESRVNDKMQYAIEKCLEEMCREEPFGIYDYGSVEDLKPIDDKILYDHYTNFLRTLPISVYITGNVDESEVDYAVKKLSGIKRASIKKIETCNVEKEVVEVRNITENMPVNQSKLSLGFRTNTSPCDVDYYSLVVYNGILGGGVHSKLFQNVREKESLAYYAFSRLEKFKGLMVISSGILSENKDKTIRIIKEQLEDISKGNISDYEFDSTIKTIETGMRSLMDSQLQIVDFYLSQSIVNTHDDFESFIEKVKKVTKDDVVRVAGKIKLDTIYFLTGMEA, encoded by the coding sequence ATGCTGGATAAACGTTCAAATGAGAAATTAAATAAAGTCGGTTCCTTTGACGGAATAGATATTTACACCATCAAAAGCGATAAGTTCAAAACCAACACCATCAATATATTTTTCCATGACAATCTGTCCAGGGAAAACGCGGCAAAAAACGCTCTGCTGCCTGCAGTACTTAGAAGAGGATGCAGCAGGTTTCCCACGTTTCAAGACATCGCCCTCTATTTGGAAGAGCTTTATGGCGCAGCCTTTGACTGTGGGGTGACAAAGAAGGGTGAGATGCAGATAATCCAGTTTTACATAGACTATGTTTCCGACAGGTATACGGGGGAAAACACAAGGCTTTTTGAAAAGGCTTTTGATCTTTTGTATGAGATCATCACATCTCCGGTTCTGGAAGAGGGCAGCTTCAAAAAGGAGTATGTTGAGCAGGAAAAGGAAAATTTAAGGAAGCTCATAGAGAGCAGAGTTAACGACAAGATGCAGTATGCCATTGAAAAATGCCTGGAGGAGATGTGTCGGGAGGAACCCTTTGGAATTTATGATTATGGCTCGGTAGAGGATCTGAAACCCATTGATGATAAAATTTTATATGATCATTATACCAATTTCCTCCGGACGCTTCCCATCAGCGTATATATTACCGGAAACGTAGATGAGTCCGAGGTTGACTATGCTGTTAAAAAGTTGTCGGGAATAAAGCGTGCTTCCATCAAGAAAATTGAGACCTGCAATGTTGAAAAGGAAGTGGTTGAAGTCCGCAATATTACTGAGAATATGCCGGTCAACCAATCAAAGCTTTCATTGGGATTCAGGACAAATACATCGCCTTGCGATGTGGATTACTATTCGCTGGTGGTATATAACGGCATACTGGGAGGCGGTGTCCATTCCAAGCTGTTCCAAAATGTCAGGGAGAAGGAAAGCCTGGCTTATTACGCTTTTTCACGGCTGGAGAAGTTCAAGGGTCTTATGGTCATAAGCAGCGGAATCCTGAGTGAAAACAAGGATAAGACCATAAGAATCATTAAAGAACAGCTGGAGGACATAAGCAAGGGAAATATTTCCGATTATGAATTCGACTCTACAATAAAAACTATTGAGACCGGTATGAGATCCCTTATGGACAGCCAGCTCCAGATAGTTGACTTTTATCTCAGCCAGTCCATTGTGAACACCCATGACGACTTTGAAAGCTTTATAGAGAAGGTTAAAAAAGTCACCAAAGACGATGTGGTCAGGGTTGCAGGAAAAATAAAGCTGGATACTATTTATTTCCTGACAGGAATGGAAGCTTAG
- a CDS encoding ATP-binding cassette domain-containing protein, with amino-acid sequence MLIGIVNAVVTIFYTVILQRFVDIILVNVEYQELIYIVSLFLITAILTAISAVLQRTLLEVLCQRILRAKKIKFIHHILNARYSAIRKWNTGQLLDRYNKNDTYANISSDFINDFVVESISFVVIIVYLFRLNTLLAGIVFIGTIITSLAKYFISRKAMGFSNEKSKIEQDIAMKTSEYIESIVQIKNMNINSYVERKIYTLLSKLYEKSKSYTVIVNFLDQASYIIMEVLRAITYIVAGYQVLKSQLTPGVFFAFYAFTGWLDYSFGQLWTLAVKYAGYSASIEVVEEITSLPDCADNADESVEAFDNLTIYNLSFKYPIDGGFSLTNLNLKVYAGVPTIIMGESGCGKSTLLNLIAGLLEHESGHIKLGSNIIDSWSPEKRGKYIGYVRQNINLFTGTIRENLSLDRFYDDDTLWNVLKVVNLYEYIHSLPNGLDTEIGRSGLELSQGQTHRLGIARTLLRDTPVIILDEPTASLDDMAKKVVFNELNNFCKDKILLYVMHDYEKDLSDTEVNVISWDRLIS; translated from the coding sequence ATGCTTATTGGTATTGTAAATGCTGTTGTTACAATATTTTATACTGTTATATTGCAGAGATTTGTTGACATAATTCTAGTTAATGTAGAATATCAAGAGCTGATTTATATTGTCTCTCTCTTTTTAATTACGGCTATTCTTACTGCCATATCTGCAGTTTTGCAGAGAACTTTACTTGAAGTACTTTGTCAACGAATTCTTCGCGCAAAAAAAATAAAGTTTATACATCATATTCTTAATGCTCGTTATTCAGCAATTCGCAAATGGAATACTGGCCAATTATTAGACAGATACAATAAAAATGATACATATGCAAATATATCATCAGATTTTATTAATGATTTTGTTGTAGAATCAATTTCTTTTGTTGTAATTATAGTTTATCTTTTTCGCTTAAACACTTTATTAGCAGGTATTGTATTCATTGGCACCATTATAACATCATTGGCAAAATACTTCATTAGCCGCAAAGCCATGGGATTTTCCAATGAAAAAAGCAAAATAGAACAGGATATTGCTATGAAAACCAGCGAGTATATAGAGAGTATTGTACAAATAAAGAATATGAACATTAATAGTTATGTTGAGAGAAAGATATATACTCTTCTAAGCAAATTATACGAAAAAAGCAAAAGTTATACTGTTATAGTCAATTTTCTGGACCAGGCATCCTACATTATAATGGAAGTGCTCAGAGCTATTACATATATCGTTGCTGGTTATCAAGTTCTAAAAAGTCAATTAACACCAGGCGTTTTCTTTGCTTTTTATGCATTTACCGGATGGTTGGATTATTCTTTTGGGCAGTTGTGGACATTAGCTGTTAAATATGCAGGTTATTCCGCAAGTATTGAGGTTGTTGAGGAGATTACCTCGTTACCAGATTGTGCTGATAATGCAGATGAGAGTGTTGAAGCCTTTGACAATTTGACAATTTATAACTTATCATTTAAATATCCTATTGACGGTGGTTTTTCGCTAACGAATTTAAATTTGAAAGTATATGCAGGTGTTCCCACAATCATAATGGGTGAATCAGGTTGTGGGAAAAGTACATTACTCAACCTGATAGCCGGACTGCTTGAGCATGAAAGTGGTCATATAAAGCTGGGATCAAATATTATTGATTCTTGGTCACCGGAAAAGCGCGGAAAATATATCGGATATGTAAGACAAAATATAAATCTTTTTACGGGTACTATAAGAGAGAATCTGTCCCTGGATAGATTTTACGATGATGATACACTTTGGAATGTTCTAAAAGTCGTCAACCTATATGAATACATACACTCATTACCAAACGGCCTGGATACGGAAATTGGAAGATCAGGTTTGGAGCTTTCACAAGGCCAAACACACCGTTTGGGAATTGCAAGAACTTTGCTTAGAGATACACCTGTAATTATTTTGGACGAGCCTACGGCAAGTCTTGATGATATGGCTAAAAAAGTAGTCTTTAATGAACTTAATAATTTCTGCAAGGACAAGATTTTGCTTTATGTAATGCATGATTATGAAAAAGATTTATCGGACACAGAAGTTAATGTGATTAGTTGGGATAGGTTAATATCATAA
- a CDS encoding helix-turn-helix domain-containing protein, translated as MSLQSIGMNISKLRKSKGVTQEELANFLGVSAQAVSKWECGGTPDTELLPRIADYFGASIDSLFGRNANEFIDIEAETAKHIASFEQEQRIAVAFNHCWTVQKSLFGAIEQEERETLDAINSKLNNDYIHSQSLFNSGITLMPLAENLQYFMIMPQPKAGWTKGLFDISDYQKLFQTLADPAVLNCLFFLYKRENKPFTSKLFEKEFSMSPEKADEVLNLLEQYSFVKFSYVEIDDAIQKIYNFHPNPAFIAMLAIAKEIIRKPNSFIYYSGCRAMPYLEK; from the coding sequence GTGTCATTACAAAGTATTGGAATGAACATTTCGAAATTAAGGAAATCTAAAGGCGTTACACAGGAGGAGCTTGCAAACTTCTTAGGGGTATCAGCACAAGCGGTTTCAAAATGGGAATGCGGTGGCACACCTGATACTGAATTGCTGCCCCGGATTGCTGATTACTTTGGTGCATCAATTGATAGCCTTTTTGGAAGAAATGCTAATGAGTTTATTGATATAGAAGCAGAAACAGCCAAACATATAGCATCGTTTGAACAAGAACAGAGAATAGCAGTTGCATTTAACCACTGCTGGACTGTTCAGAAAAGCCTATTTGGTGCTATAGAGCAGGAGGAGCGGGAAACCCTTGATGCGATTAATTCAAAGCTCAACAATGATTATATCCATTCACAGTCGCTGTTTAATAGCGGAATAACACTGATGCCTTTGGCAGAAAATTTGCAGTACTTCATGATAATGCCTCAGCCCAAGGCAGGATGGACTAAAGGACTTTTTGATATATCGGACTATCAAAAGCTGTTTCAAACCTTGGCAGATCCAGCTGTTTTAAATTGCTTGTTCTTCCTATATAAAAGAGAAAACAAGCCTTTCACTTCGAAGCTTTTTGAAAAGGAGTTCAGCATGAGTCCTGAAAAAGCCGATGAGGTTCTCAACTTGCTGGAGCAATATTCCTTCGTCAAGTTCTCATATGTAGAAATAGATGATGCAATTCAAAAAATCTATAATTTTCATCCCAATCCTGCGTTTATAGCCATGTTGGCTATAGCCAAAGAAATAATAAGAAAGCCGAACTCTTTTATTTACTATTCAGGATGCAGGGCTATGCCATATCTGGAGAAATGA
- a CDS encoding GNAT family N-acetyltransferase: MKKLKKRFEYILKSKRSNDMIDLKYKPTIIGNKVILRPFETGDIDYMEECLKDPEVLKFTGSIDDFDRDFITRWYSTRNDQTDRLDLAIVDKCNNIAVGEVVVNEYDETRHSMNFRILIGPRGRDRGLGTEATTLFVDYIFTNTDLKQLTLGVYSFNPRAQRVYEKVGFILESIDKDELEYEGVMIDSLNMVLTRENWERMHK, encoded by the coding sequence ATGAAAAAGCTTAAAAAACGGTTTGAGTACATACTAAAGAGTAAAAGGAGTAATGACATGATAGACTTAAAATATAAACCAACCATAATAGGCAATAAAGTGATACTTCGTCCCTTTGAGACTGGAGATATTGATTACATGGAAGAATGCTTAAAAGATCCGGAAGTGCTTAAATTCACAGGGAGTATAGATGATTTTGACAGGGATTTCATCACCAGATGGTATAGTACAAGAAATGATCAAACTGATCGCCTGGATCTTGCCATAGTTGATAAATGCAATAATATCGCTGTTGGAGAGGTAGTTGTAAATGAGTATGACGAAACCAGGCACAGCATGAATTTCAGAATCCTAATTGGCCCCAGGGGAAGAGATCGTGGATTGGGAACAGAGGCTACAACTCTTTTCGTGGATTATATATTCACAAACACAGATTTGAAGCAGTTGACATTAGGTGTTTATTCATTTAATCCAAGAGCGCAAAGAGTATATGAGAAGGTGGGTTTCATTCTGGAGAGCATTGATAAGGATGAACTGGAGTATGAGGGTGTTATGATTGACTCACTTAACATGGTATTAACGCGTGAAAATTGGGAAAGGATGCACAAATAG
- the metG gene encoding methionine--tRNA ligase has product MNVLIGNAWPYANGSLHIGHIAALLPGDVLARYFRAKGDTVFFVSGSDCHGTPVAIRARQENKTPEEISDYYHNEFAECFNRLGFSYDLYGKTSSSEHKSFVKDFHKKLYDGGYVYEKSTPQAYCNHCRQFLPDRFVKGLCPHCGETARGDQCEACGSVLEPENLLQAECSICKEPPEFRPTNHLYLAITRMKEQLERYIESHSHWRKNAYEMSKRYIHEGLRDRSLTRDLDWGIDVPKDGFDDKKIYIWAENVLGYLSDCYTLCCRQGIDFYEFWNSSRQYYVHGKDNIPFHTIILPSLLLGRADVRLKPPDDIISSEYLTLEGRKISTSGNWAIWVKDIIERYNPDSIRYFLIGNGPEKRDTDFTWREFINSHNGELLGAYGNFVNRSLVFIQKYFSNKIPEGRCNQNIIQSLEKLYPCTGELIEQGNFKEALDAVFAFIRAANKYFDEEQPWITIKSDVEKCKGTLNTCVQIIANLSHLLEPFLPFSSAKVRNLLKIEEATWQYIEVPSGLELGQVEILFERIDKKVIQEEEARLRGD; this is encoded by the coding sequence ATGAATGTTTTAATTGGAAATGCATGGCCTTATGCAAACGGCTCTTTGCATATCGGCCACATAGCTGCATTATTGCCGGGAGATGTACTGGCGAGGTATTTCAGAGCAAAGGGTGATACAGTGTTTTTCGTTTCAGGCAGTGATTGTCATGGTACGCCTGTAGCAATAAGAGCCAGGCAGGAAAACAAAACGCCTGAGGAAATAAGCGATTACTACCACAACGAGTTTGCCGAATGTTTTAATCGCCTTGGATTCTCTTATGACCTATATGGAAAAACATCCAGCAGTGAGCATAAAAGCTTTGTTAAAGACTTTCACAAGAAGCTTTATGACGGAGGGTATGTTTATGAGAAAAGCACTCCACAGGCATATTGCAACCATTGCAGGCAATTTCTACCCGATCGCTTTGTAAAAGGTCTGTGTCCTCATTGTGGTGAGACCGCAAGGGGCGACCAGTGTGAAGCATGTGGAAGTGTACTGGAGCCGGAAAATCTTCTTCAGGCGGAATGCAGCATATGCAAGGAACCACCTGAATTCCGGCCTACCAATCATCTTTACTTGGCTATCACCCGCATGAAGGAACAACTGGAAAGATATATTGAGAGTCACAGCCATTGGAGAAAAAATGCTTATGAGATGTCAAAAAGATATATTCACGAAGGGCTGCGGGACAGAAGCCTGACCCGGGATCTTGACTGGGGCATTGATGTCCCGAAGGATGGGTTTGACGATAAGAAAATATATATCTGGGCAGAAAATGTCCTGGGATACCTTTCGGACTGTTATACACTGTGCTGCCGTCAGGGAATTGATTTTTATGAGTTCTGGAACAGCTCAAGGCAGTATTATGTGCATGGCAAGGATAATATACCCTTCCATACAATTATTCTGCCTTCTCTGCTCTTAGGCCGCGCTGATGTCAGGCTGAAGCCCCCCGATGATATTATATCCAGCGAATATCTGACTCTTGAAGGCAGGAAAATATCCACCAGCGGCAACTGGGCAATATGGGTAAAGGATATCATCGAACGATACAATCCTGATTCCATCCGTTATTTTCTTATCGGCAACGGACCTGAGAAAAGGGATACCGACTTTACCTGGAGGGAGTTCATCAACAGCCATAATGGAGAGCTTTTAGGTGCTTATGGCAACTTTGTGAACCGCAGTCTGGTGTTTATTCAAAAGTATTTTAGCAACAAGATACCGGAAGGGCGATGTAACCAGAATATCATTCAGTCATTAGAAAAGCTCTACCCTTGTACCGGTGAGCTTATAGAACAGGGAAACTTCAAGGAGGCACTGGATGCAGTCTTTGCATTCATACGGGCAGCAAATAAGTACTTTGATGAAGAACAGCCCTGGATTACAATAAAGAGCGATGTTGAAAAGTGTAAGGGAACTCTGAATACCTGTGTTCAGATTATCGCCAATCTTTCACATCTGCTTGAGCCTTTTCTGCCGTTTTCATCTGCCAAAGTCAGAAACTTACTGAAAATTGAAGAGGCAACATGGCAGTATATAGAAGTTCCGTCCGGCCTGGAGCTTGGTCAGGTGGAAATCTTGTTTGAACGGATTGACAAAAAGGTCATCCAGGAGGAAGAGGCAAGGCTGAGAGGTGACTAG